TGATTCTTAATGATCTTTATCATATCTACTGCTTGCACATTTGTAGAAGCTTCATAAATAACGTCGTGAAACTCTCTGTTTTTCACGGAGTATTCGTCTAAGTTGTCACTATCTACATGCTCACGCATGTTTTCAAGCAGGTCCTCCATCTTTCGGATCTGTGTGTCGTTAATATTTACTGCCGCGCTACTAGCAACAAGCCCTTCAAGCACCTCACGTATTTGTAAGTAATTCAATATTTCATCCAACGTAAGAGATTTAATCCGAGCGCCCTTATTTGATTCAATTTCCACTAATTTCTCTTGTTCAAGCTTTAACAACGCCTGCTTCACCGTATTTCTACTCACACCTATGACCTGAGACAAATCGCTTTCTGTCAACTTTTGAGCCGGTTTGTATGTTCCGTCAAGAATTCTATCCTTAAGGTACCGGTAGGCCATTTCTACTTGTGTACTCATATGCTAGCCTCGCATTGATTTCATTGTGATTAAACGGAATTGTTCAACAATCTCATTGTATCACGAAACCCAGTCCTGTCTAGATTAGCCAGATAGCAATGTCACTCGTCGCACATGTGGCTTAACCCGCGCGGGGAATCTCCGGGGGACGATAGGGCTTGGTGAGATGGGCATCTCCACCTACACCTAACCCCATCAGTTTGTGCAAATCCGAGGACATTATCTTCAAAAATAATAGATTTCGTGAATTGGCGGCATTGACGCCACACTTCAGACCCATGAAGGCCAGGTAAGTATGATGTGAGGGCTAAAGATATTCAGTTGGCTTCCAATTCCAGTGCTTTTCCATTTCTTAATCGCGGCATGCCGAAGCCATACTGTTGCTGTATGAATACCAAAGCGCTGGCAGCAATTACACTCGGTATTGCAAAGGCGAGAAAGTTCATTTGCAACGGCAGCTTGGCCGTCAGCAGCAATCCTCCCATGGTGGGTCCTAAAATGCCACCAATGCGACCAATTCCAAGTGCCTAACCGATGCCGGTCGAACGCATGTTTTCCGGATAGCATTGCGAGACGTAAGCATTTGCGACAATTTGTGAACCTCTGGTCGTTCCCCCTGCAATGAACAGAAGAATGTAGAGGAATACCATGTCAGGTCGAGTGCCAATCAACATCATTGCTACTGCAGCGATTATAAATGAAGTGATAAGAACCCGTTTCGCACCAAAATGGTCAGAGAACTGGCCGCCAACGATGGCACCAGCTATCGCACCAACGTTCAGCGCCAACAGAGCACCTAAACTGGAGCCGAGCGGGAAACCCGCATTGGTCATTAATTTAGGTAGCCACGTGGTCAAACCATACATCGTCAACAAACACATGAAGAAGGCAAGCCAGAACATAATGGTGGAGAGCGCTCGGTGACCCTCGAATAGTTTTTTTACCGGGAAACCCTCGTGTTGATTTAGTGTAATCGTATACTCACTCTGGTCACCATACTGCGTGCCCGTAATTCTAGCTAGGACTGCCGCCACGCGATGCTTTTGACCCCTTAATACATAGAAACCAGGGGAATCTGGGACAAACATATAAAAAATAGGGACGGCTATGATAGGGATAACACCGACCCACAATTCTGCACGCCACCCAGCAACCGGTACTACATTCATCCCGATCACCGACGCAAGTACTCCGCCCAGCGGATGGCCACTAAACATGAGTGCGACAAAGGTACTTTTCAGCCGCTTCGGGGCATATTCCGTAACCAAAGCTACGTTGTTCGGCATTAAGCCACCTAACCCAATCCCGGTAATAAAGCGAAAGATAGCGAACATAGCCGGGCTAGTGGACAATGCTGTCAGCCCCATGAACACGCAAAAAATAAGAGCGCTTACAAAGATGATATTTTTGCGACCGACTTAATCGGCGACAGGACTTAATACAAGTGCTCCCAAACCCATACCGACAAGCGCGTAACTGTTAAGAGAACCTGCGACCACCGCGCTCATATGCCAGTCCTTCATCAGTGACGGAACAATTGTCCCAAACATAAAAGTATCGTACCCGTCACATGTGATCATAAATGTACAAAGTATCAGAAATACCAAATGAAAGCGATTGAATCTACTATTTTGAATAACTTCATCGACATTGACGATATTCATGAGCCATTAACCTCCCGAAACCGGCATCCATAGACTCCGGTATCTCTCCCTGTTCAGCGTACCTCTATGTTTCTTGCTACACTGAACCGTTGTGCTGCTCGATAACTGCAGCACAACGGTTGAGTCTTTGATTTTATGACCTACCGAAACTCATACCGTTAGTGTTGCGGCTGTGCTTGATATGCACGATGCGTTCGTTCTACTTGGCCAATATGTTTTTCCAAGTGTTCGGTTATAAAGTGCTCGATAACCCAGTCAACCGTTTTAGTTCCGAACTTCGGATTTACGGCTTCAGTTAACAAATCATCGTCTGTCAACCTCGACAGCATGTGTAATGTTGCCTGTCTCCCTCGATTTACACCTTCTAGCAGTGCTGCCAATGTCTCGGATCCGGTCAAATTAACCGCATTTAGACGTTCCTCATTCGCCATCGTTCGGCCAAAATTCGTACCTGGATTTGCTTTCACATGCAAAACATCCTGACT
This is a stretch of genomic DNA from Alicyclobacillus dauci. It encodes these proteins:
- a CDS encoding GntR family transcriptional regulator yields the protein MSTQVEMAYRYLKDRILDGTYKPAQKLTESDLSQVIGVSRNTVKQALLKLEQEKLVEIESNKGARIKSLTLDEILNYLQIREVLEGLVASSAAVNINDTQIRKMEDLLENMREHVDSDNLDEYSVKNREFHDVIYEASTNVQAVDMIKIIKNQLNRYHFRTILVPGRTKESLMEHKLILDALKTHDSYAAQQAIQVHISHIRETIDKHYNYLI
- a CDS encoding DinB family protein, encoding MKLGDVVKVEIEGIGALQNQIVAAENVRKIEASVQQLHAELERAAVKVRPEALHFKPAEDAWSVAQILAHVAEFQNFFSQDVLHVKANPGTNFGRTMANEERLNAVNLTGSETLAALLEGVNRGRQATLHMLSRLTDDDLLTEAVNPKFGTKTVDWVIEHFITEHLEKHIGQVERTHRAYQAQPQH